In Stigmatopora argus isolate UIUO_Sarg chromosome 10, RoL_Sarg_1.0, whole genome shotgun sequence, the following proteins share a genomic window:
- the pde9ac gene encoding high affinity cGMP-specific 3',5'-cyclic phosphodiesterase 9A isoform X5, with product MGSSSSSYAPKAIYLDVDGKVQKVVFSRHCSPCDIKELLCTSSNIPRNTAIMIVDPEGALVSIDPTMPSNSPNSLYKVVPLSTGQLGEKEDMFQNVLSQVAEQFSRAFRINELKTEVTNRLAMLEKRVELEGLKVVEIEKCKNDLRKLRDEMTSRSGGRINCPCKYNFDDGKKVTPRRDVPNYPKYTLSQETVEALKKPTFDVWHWEHNEMLSCLEYMYHDLGLVKEFNMNPITLKRWLLAIQENYRNNPFHNFRHCFCVSQMMYGMIHLCNLQEKLTLTDMGILMTAAVCHDLDHPGYNNTYQINARTELAVRYNDISPLENHHCAVAFQILSLPECNIFANVDPEAFKQIRQAIITLILATDMARHGEILESFKQKVDNFDFTNEEHVTCLKMVLIKCCDISNEVRPTEVAEPWVDCLLEEYFMQSDREKSEGLPVAPFMDRDKVTKPTAQIGFIKFVLIPMFETVMKLFPQIEEIMVQPLRDSRDHYEELKQIDDAMTEKKKTENMALGGKKK from the exons GTGGTGTTCAGTCGACACTGCAGCCCTTGCGACATTAAGGAGCTTCTTTGTACTTCTTCTAACATCCCAAG GAACACTGCTATCATGATCGTGGATCCAGAAGGCGCCTTGGTCTCTATAGATCCCACCATGCCTTCTAACTCACCCAA CTCTTTGTACAAAGTTGTCCCGCTGTCTACTGGCCAACTTGGAG agAAGGAAGACatgtttcaaaatgttttgtccCAGGTGGCAGAACAATTTAGCAG AGCCTTTCGCATCAACGAACTGAAGACCGAGGTCACCAACAGGCTTGCCATGTTGGAGAAGAGAGTCGAAT TGGAAGGTCTGAAGGTGGTGGAGATTGAGAAGTGTAAAAATGACCTGAGGAAGCTTCGGGATGAGATGACATCAAGAAGTGGTGGCAG GATAAATTGCCCATGCAAATACAATTTTGACGATGGGAAGAAGGTCACCCCGAGACGAGATGTCCCCAACTACCCAAAG TATACGCTGTCTCAGGAAACCGTGGAGGCACTAAAGAAGCCGACATTTGACGTCTGGCACTGGGAGCACAATGAG ATGCTGAGCTGCTTGGAGTACATGTACCATGACTTGGGGTTGGTGAAAGAATTTAATATGAACCCCATCACGCTAAAACGTTGGCTG TTGGCCATTCAGGAGAACTACCGCAACAACCCCTTCCACAACTTTCGTCACTGCTTCTGTGTGAGTCAGATGATGTACGGCATGATCCACCTTTGTAACCTCCAG GAAAAGCTGACTCTCACTGATATGGGCATACTAATGACGGCCGCCGTTTGTCACGACCTGGACCACCCTGGATACAACAACAC GTACCAAATAAATGCTCGTACAGAGCTAGCAGTACGCTACAATGACATCTCGCCACTGGAGAACCATCACTGTGCCGTAGCATTCCAGATCCTTTCGCTACCCGAGTGTAACATTTTTGCTAACGTGGATCCTGAGGCATTTAAACAAATTCGACAG GCCATCATCACCCTCATCCTGGCCACGGACATGGCCAGACATGGCGAGATACTGGAGTCCTTCAAGCAGAAAGTGGACAATTTCGACTTCACCAACGAGGAGCACGTGACCTGC CTCAAGATGGTTTTGATCAAATGCTGCGACATTTCCAACGAAGTGCGTCCCACCGAGGTTGCCGAGCCGTGGGTGGACTGCCTACTGGAGGAGTATTTCATGCAG AGCGACCGGGAGAAGTCCGAGGGTCTCCCAGTGGCCCCCTTCATGGACAGAGACAAAGTCACCAAACCCACCGCTCAGATAGGCTTCATCAAATTTGTCCTCATCCCCATGTTTGAAACCGTCATGAAG CTTTTCCCTCAGATCGAGGAGATCATGGTTCAACCCCTGAGGGACTCCCGAGACCACTACGAGGAGCTGAAACAGATCGACGATGCCATGACAGAG aagaaaaaaactgaaaatatggcATTAGGTGGGAAGAAGAAGTAA
- the pde9ac gene encoding high affinity cGMP-specific 3',5'-cyclic phosphodiesterase 9A isoform X3, with the protein MGSSSSSYAPKAIYLDVDGKVQKVVFSRHCSPCDIKELLCTSSNIPRNTAIMIVDPEGALVSIDPTMPSNSPNSLYKVVPLSTGQLGEKEDMFQNVLSQVAEQFSRAFRINELKTEVTNRLAMLEKRVELEGLKVVEIEKCKNDLRKLRDEMTSRSGGRINCPCKYNFDDGKKVTPRRDVPNYPKYTLSQETVEALKKPTFDVWHWEHNEMLSCLEYMYHDLGLVKEFNMNPITLKRWLLAIQENYRNNPFHNFRHCFCVSQMMYGMIHLCNLQEKLTLTDMGILMTAAVCHDLDHPGYNNTYQINARTELAVRYNDISPLENHHCAVAFQILSLPECNIFANVDPEAFKQIRQAIITLILATDMARHGEILESFKQKVDNFDFTNEEHVTCLKMVLIKCCDISNEVRPTEVAEPWVDCLLEEYFMQSDREKSEGLPVAPFMDRDKVTKPTAQIGFIKFVLIPMFETVMKLFPQIEEIMVQPLRDSRDHYEELKQIDDAMTEGSSFVFKFSKDYKKSESG; encoded by the exons GTGGTGTTCAGTCGACACTGCAGCCCTTGCGACATTAAGGAGCTTCTTTGTACTTCTTCTAACATCCCAAG GAACACTGCTATCATGATCGTGGATCCAGAAGGCGCCTTGGTCTCTATAGATCCCACCATGCCTTCTAACTCACCCAA CTCTTTGTACAAAGTTGTCCCGCTGTCTACTGGCCAACTTGGAG agAAGGAAGACatgtttcaaaatgttttgtccCAGGTGGCAGAACAATTTAGCAG AGCCTTTCGCATCAACGAACTGAAGACCGAGGTCACCAACAGGCTTGCCATGTTGGAGAAGAGAGTCGAAT TGGAAGGTCTGAAGGTGGTGGAGATTGAGAAGTGTAAAAATGACCTGAGGAAGCTTCGGGATGAGATGACATCAAGAAGTGGTGGCAG GATAAATTGCCCATGCAAATACAATTTTGACGATGGGAAGAAGGTCACCCCGAGACGAGATGTCCCCAACTACCCAAAG TATACGCTGTCTCAGGAAACCGTGGAGGCACTAAAGAAGCCGACATTTGACGTCTGGCACTGGGAGCACAATGAG ATGCTGAGCTGCTTGGAGTACATGTACCATGACTTGGGGTTGGTGAAAGAATTTAATATGAACCCCATCACGCTAAAACGTTGGCTG TTGGCCATTCAGGAGAACTACCGCAACAACCCCTTCCACAACTTTCGTCACTGCTTCTGTGTGAGTCAGATGATGTACGGCATGATCCACCTTTGTAACCTCCAG GAAAAGCTGACTCTCACTGATATGGGCATACTAATGACGGCCGCCGTTTGTCACGACCTGGACCACCCTGGATACAACAACAC GTACCAAATAAATGCTCGTACAGAGCTAGCAGTACGCTACAATGACATCTCGCCACTGGAGAACCATCACTGTGCCGTAGCATTCCAGATCCTTTCGCTACCCGAGTGTAACATTTTTGCTAACGTGGATCCTGAGGCATTTAAACAAATTCGACAG GCCATCATCACCCTCATCCTGGCCACGGACATGGCCAGACATGGCGAGATACTGGAGTCCTTCAAGCAGAAAGTGGACAATTTCGACTTCACCAACGAGGAGCACGTGACCTGC CTCAAGATGGTTTTGATCAAATGCTGCGACATTTCCAACGAAGTGCGTCCCACCGAGGTTGCCGAGCCGTGGGTGGACTGCCTACTGGAGGAGTATTTCATGCAG AGCGACCGGGAGAAGTCCGAGGGTCTCCCAGTGGCCCCCTTCATGGACAGAGACAAAGTCACCAAACCCACCGCTCAGATAGGCTTCATCAAATTTGTCCTCATCCCCATGTTTGAAACCGTCATGAAG CTTTTCCCTCAGATCGAGGAGATCATGGTTCAACCCCTGAGGGACTCCCGAGACCACTACGAGGAGCTGAAACAGATCGACGATGCCATGACAGAG GGGTCCTCTTTTGTGTTCAAATTCAGCAAAGACTATAAGAAGAGCGAGTCTGGATGA
- the pde9ac gene encoding high affinity cGMP-specific 3',5'-cyclic phosphodiesterase 9A isoform X2, producing MGSSSSSYAPKAIYLDVDGKVQKVVFSRHCSPCDIKELLCTSSNIPRNTAIMIVDPEGALVSIDPTMPSNSPNSLYKVVPLSTGQLGEKEDMFQNVLSQVAEQFSRAFRINELKTEVTNRLAMLEKRVELEGLKVVEIEKCKNDLRKLRDEMTSRSGGRINCPCKYNFDDGKKVTPRRDVPNYPKYTLSQETVEALKKPTFDVWHWEHNEMLSCLEYMYHDLGLVKEFNMNPITLKRWLLAIQENYRNNPFHNFRHCFCVSQMMYGMIHLCNLQEKLTLTDMGILMTAAVCHDLDHPGYNNTYQINARTELAVRYNDISPLENHHCAVAFQILSLPECNIFANVDPEAFKQIRQAIITLILATDMARHGEILESFKQKVDNFDFTNEEHVTCLKMVLIKCCDISNEVRPTEVAEPWVDCLLEEYFMQSDREKSEGLPVAPFMDRDKVTKPTAQIGFIKFVLIPMFETVMKLFPQIEEIMVQPLRDSRDHYEELKQIDDAMTEKKKTENMALGGKKKGPLLCSNSAKTIRRASLDENIAALRSDGQQMEQQKQAKRRFSHILI from the exons GTGGTGTTCAGTCGACACTGCAGCCCTTGCGACATTAAGGAGCTTCTTTGTACTTCTTCTAACATCCCAAG GAACACTGCTATCATGATCGTGGATCCAGAAGGCGCCTTGGTCTCTATAGATCCCACCATGCCTTCTAACTCACCCAA CTCTTTGTACAAAGTTGTCCCGCTGTCTACTGGCCAACTTGGAG agAAGGAAGACatgtttcaaaatgttttgtccCAGGTGGCAGAACAATTTAGCAG AGCCTTTCGCATCAACGAACTGAAGACCGAGGTCACCAACAGGCTTGCCATGTTGGAGAAGAGAGTCGAAT TGGAAGGTCTGAAGGTGGTGGAGATTGAGAAGTGTAAAAATGACCTGAGGAAGCTTCGGGATGAGATGACATCAAGAAGTGGTGGCAG GATAAATTGCCCATGCAAATACAATTTTGACGATGGGAAGAAGGTCACCCCGAGACGAGATGTCCCCAACTACCCAAAG TATACGCTGTCTCAGGAAACCGTGGAGGCACTAAAGAAGCCGACATTTGACGTCTGGCACTGGGAGCACAATGAG ATGCTGAGCTGCTTGGAGTACATGTACCATGACTTGGGGTTGGTGAAAGAATTTAATATGAACCCCATCACGCTAAAACGTTGGCTG TTGGCCATTCAGGAGAACTACCGCAACAACCCCTTCCACAACTTTCGTCACTGCTTCTGTGTGAGTCAGATGATGTACGGCATGATCCACCTTTGTAACCTCCAG GAAAAGCTGACTCTCACTGATATGGGCATACTAATGACGGCCGCCGTTTGTCACGACCTGGACCACCCTGGATACAACAACAC GTACCAAATAAATGCTCGTACAGAGCTAGCAGTACGCTACAATGACATCTCGCCACTGGAGAACCATCACTGTGCCGTAGCATTCCAGATCCTTTCGCTACCCGAGTGTAACATTTTTGCTAACGTGGATCCTGAGGCATTTAAACAAATTCGACAG GCCATCATCACCCTCATCCTGGCCACGGACATGGCCAGACATGGCGAGATACTGGAGTCCTTCAAGCAGAAAGTGGACAATTTCGACTTCACCAACGAGGAGCACGTGACCTGC CTCAAGATGGTTTTGATCAAATGCTGCGACATTTCCAACGAAGTGCGTCCCACCGAGGTTGCCGAGCCGTGGGTGGACTGCCTACTGGAGGAGTATTTCATGCAG AGCGACCGGGAGAAGTCCGAGGGTCTCCCAGTGGCCCCCTTCATGGACAGAGACAAAGTCACCAAACCCACCGCTCAGATAGGCTTCATCAAATTTGTCCTCATCCCCATGTTTGAAACCGTCATGAAG CTTTTCCCTCAGATCGAGGAGATCATGGTTCAACCCCTGAGGGACTCCCGAGACCACTACGAGGAGCTGAAACAGATCGACGATGCCATGACAGAG aagaaaaaaactgaaaatatggcATTAGGTGGGAAGAAGAA GGGTCCTCTTTTGTGTTCAAATTCAGCAAAGACTATAAGAAGAGCGAGTCTGGATGAAAACATTGCGGCGCTGCGCTCTGACGGTCAACAGATGGAGCAGCAAAAGCAAGCCAAGAGACGATTCAGCCACATACTCATCTAA
- the pde9ac gene encoding high affinity cGMP-specific 3',5'-cyclic phosphodiesterase 9A isoform X4, translating to MGSSSSSYAPKAIYLDVDGKVQKVVFSRHCSPCDIKELLCTSSNIPRNTAIMIVDPEGALVSIDPTMPSNSPNSLYKVVPLSTGQLGEKEDMFQNVLSQVAEQFSRAFRINELKTEVTNRLAMLEKRVELEGLKVVEIEKCKNDLRKLRDEMTSRSGGRINCPCKYNFDDGKKVTPRRDVPNYPKYTLSQETVEALKKPTFDVWHWEHNEMLSCLEYMYHDLGLVKEFNMNPITLKRWLLAIQENYRNNPFHNFRHCFCVSQMMYGMIHLCNLQEKLTLTDMGILMTAAVCHDLDHPGYNNTYQINARTELAVRYNDISPLENHHCAVAFQILSLPECNIFANVDPEAFKQIRQAIITLILATDMARHGEILESFKQKVDNFDFTNEEHVTCLKMVLIKCCDISNEVRPTEVAEPWVDCLLEEYFMQSDREKSEGLPVAPFMDRDKVTKPTAQIGFIKFVLIPMFETVMKLFPQIEEIMVQPLRDSRDHYEELKQIDDAMTEAQKKKTENMALGGKKK from the exons GTGGTGTTCAGTCGACACTGCAGCCCTTGCGACATTAAGGAGCTTCTTTGTACTTCTTCTAACATCCCAAG GAACACTGCTATCATGATCGTGGATCCAGAAGGCGCCTTGGTCTCTATAGATCCCACCATGCCTTCTAACTCACCCAA CTCTTTGTACAAAGTTGTCCCGCTGTCTACTGGCCAACTTGGAG agAAGGAAGACatgtttcaaaatgttttgtccCAGGTGGCAGAACAATTTAGCAG AGCCTTTCGCATCAACGAACTGAAGACCGAGGTCACCAACAGGCTTGCCATGTTGGAGAAGAGAGTCGAAT TGGAAGGTCTGAAGGTGGTGGAGATTGAGAAGTGTAAAAATGACCTGAGGAAGCTTCGGGATGAGATGACATCAAGAAGTGGTGGCAG GATAAATTGCCCATGCAAATACAATTTTGACGATGGGAAGAAGGTCACCCCGAGACGAGATGTCCCCAACTACCCAAAG TATACGCTGTCTCAGGAAACCGTGGAGGCACTAAAGAAGCCGACATTTGACGTCTGGCACTGGGAGCACAATGAG ATGCTGAGCTGCTTGGAGTACATGTACCATGACTTGGGGTTGGTGAAAGAATTTAATATGAACCCCATCACGCTAAAACGTTGGCTG TTGGCCATTCAGGAGAACTACCGCAACAACCCCTTCCACAACTTTCGTCACTGCTTCTGTGTGAGTCAGATGATGTACGGCATGATCCACCTTTGTAACCTCCAG GAAAAGCTGACTCTCACTGATATGGGCATACTAATGACGGCCGCCGTTTGTCACGACCTGGACCACCCTGGATACAACAACAC GTACCAAATAAATGCTCGTACAGAGCTAGCAGTACGCTACAATGACATCTCGCCACTGGAGAACCATCACTGTGCCGTAGCATTCCAGATCCTTTCGCTACCCGAGTGTAACATTTTTGCTAACGTGGATCCTGAGGCATTTAAACAAATTCGACAG GCCATCATCACCCTCATCCTGGCCACGGACATGGCCAGACATGGCGAGATACTGGAGTCCTTCAAGCAGAAAGTGGACAATTTCGACTTCACCAACGAGGAGCACGTGACCTGC CTCAAGATGGTTTTGATCAAATGCTGCGACATTTCCAACGAAGTGCGTCCCACCGAGGTTGCCGAGCCGTGGGTGGACTGCCTACTGGAGGAGTATTTCATGCAG AGCGACCGGGAGAAGTCCGAGGGTCTCCCAGTGGCCCCCTTCATGGACAGAGACAAAGTCACCAAACCCACCGCTCAGATAGGCTTCATCAAATTTGTCCTCATCCCCATGTTTGAAACCGTCATGAAG CTTTTCCCTCAGATCGAGGAGATCATGGTTCAACCCCTGAGGGACTCCCGAGACCACTACGAGGAGCTGAAACAGATCGACGATGCCATGACAGAG gcacagaagaaaaaaactgaaaatatggcATTAGGTGGGAAGAAGAAGTAA
- the pde9ac gene encoding high affinity cGMP-specific 3',5'-cyclic phosphodiesterase 9A isoform X1, which produces MGSSSSSYAPKAIYLDVDGKVQKVVFSRHCSPCDIKELLCTSSNIPRNTAIMIVDPEGALVSIDPTMPSNSPNSLYKVVPLSTGQLGEKEDMFQNVLSQVAEQFSRAFRINELKTEVTNRLAMLEKRVELEGLKVVEIEKCKNDLRKLRDEMTSRSGGRINCPCKYNFDDGKKVTPRRDVPNYPKYTLSQETVEALKKPTFDVWHWEHNEMLSCLEYMYHDLGLVKEFNMNPITLKRWLLAIQENYRNNPFHNFRHCFCVSQMMYGMIHLCNLQEKLTLTDMGILMTAAVCHDLDHPGYNNTYQINARTELAVRYNDISPLENHHCAVAFQILSLPECNIFANVDPEAFKQIRQAIITLILATDMARHGEILESFKQKVDNFDFTNEEHVTCLKMVLIKCCDISNEVRPTEVAEPWVDCLLEEYFMQSDREKSEGLPVAPFMDRDKVTKPTAQIGFIKFVLIPMFETVMKLFPQIEEIMVQPLRDSRDHYEELKQIDDAMTEAQKKKTENMALGGKKKGPLLCSNSAKTIRRASLDENIAALRSDGQQMEQQKQAKRRFSHILI; this is translated from the exons GTGGTGTTCAGTCGACACTGCAGCCCTTGCGACATTAAGGAGCTTCTTTGTACTTCTTCTAACATCCCAAG GAACACTGCTATCATGATCGTGGATCCAGAAGGCGCCTTGGTCTCTATAGATCCCACCATGCCTTCTAACTCACCCAA CTCTTTGTACAAAGTTGTCCCGCTGTCTACTGGCCAACTTGGAG agAAGGAAGACatgtttcaaaatgttttgtccCAGGTGGCAGAACAATTTAGCAG AGCCTTTCGCATCAACGAACTGAAGACCGAGGTCACCAACAGGCTTGCCATGTTGGAGAAGAGAGTCGAAT TGGAAGGTCTGAAGGTGGTGGAGATTGAGAAGTGTAAAAATGACCTGAGGAAGCTTCGGGATGAGATGACATCAAGAAGTGGTGGCAG GATAAATTGCCCATGCAAATACAATTTTGACGATGGGAAGAAGGTCACCCCGAGACGAGATGTCCCCAACTACCCAAAG TATACGCTGTCTCAGGAAACCGTGGAGGCACTAAAGAAGCCGACATTTGACGTCTGGCACTGGGAGCACAATGAG ATGCTGAGCTGCTTGGAGTACATGTACCATGACTTGGGGTTGGTGAAAGAATTTAATATGAACCCCATCACGCTAAAACGTTGGCTG TTGGCCATTCAGGAGAACTACCGCAACAACCCCTTCCACAACTTTCGTCACTGCTTCTGTGTGAGTCAGATGATGTACGGCATGATCCACCTTTGTAACCTCCAG GAAAAGCTGACTCTCACTGATATGGGCATACTAATGACGGCCGCCGTTTGTCACGACCTGGACCACCCTGGATACAACAACAC GTACCAAATAAATGCTCGTACAGAGCTAGCAGTACGCTACAATGACATCTCGCCACTGGAGAACCATCACTGTGCCGTAGCATTCCAGATCCTTTCGCTACCCGAGTGTAACATTTTTGCTAACGTGGATCCTGAGGCATTTAAACAAATTCGACAG GCCATCATCACCCTCATCCTGGCCACGGACATGGCCAGACATGGCGAGATACTGGAGTCCTTCAAGCAGAAAGTGGACAATTTCGACTTCACCAACGAGGAGCACGTGACCTGC CTCAAGATGGTTTTGATCAAATGCTGCGACATTTCCAACGAAGTGCGTCCCACCGAGGTTGCCGAGCCGTGGGTGGACTGCCTACTGGAGGAGTATTTCATGCAG AGCGACCGGGAGAAGTCCGAGGGTCTCCCAGTGGCCCCCTTCATGGACAGAGACAAAGTCACCAAACCCACCGCTCAGATAGGCTTCATCAAATTTGTCCTCATCCCCATGTTTGAAACCGTCATGAAG CTTTTCCCTCAGATCGAGGAGATCATGGTTCAACCCCTGAGGGACTCCCGAGACCACTACGAGGAGCTGAAACAGATCGACGATGCCATGACAGAG gcacagaagaaaaaaactgaaaatatggcATTAGGTGGGAAGAAGAA GGGTCCTCTTTTGTGTTCAAATTCAGCAAAGACTATAAGAAGAGCGAGTCTGGATGAAAACATTGCGGCGCTGCGCTCTGACGGTCAACAGATGGAGCAGCAAAAGCAAGCCAAGAGACGATTCAGCCACATACTCATCTAA